The Castellaniella sp. genome includes a window with the following:
- a CDS encoding sensor histidine kinase, producing the protein MKPFPSYASLIHRRTWQWLVPILCALLFLTTVIWLPHQAQQMESTERQEQLIADTLWVEQTIRFQLGRNEDDIRSLANAIATAHLADKKLQNRMHFLLRNHPELVRIAWIDADGKGTASNQKGSFILDDLSEELRLKLARVRDTNAPEYIQPTPPDDAQHPALMDYLFPIHQGSQHIGWVIATYSLTGILEQMVPWWFAQKNQISLTDRHENALGQRTAGGAGRGVYTYAHDLHLPYADITLRTDSVKGAPNLLPNLLVVAVVALTLGLFWSLGALWRDINRRTAVERALREQIAFRTAMEDSLVTGLRVYDLNGRITYVNPAFCRMVGIPAQSLIGLSPPMPYWAPEVLGEYQERFAQRMAGTISSHGFETVFLRHGNERFPVLVYESALVDETGQQTGWMSSILDISDRKRFEELNRRQQEKLQASARMVTMGEIASTLAHELNQPLAAITSYTTGALNLLENPAMHQDAAGMKRIRGALEKANTQAQRAGHVIRSVHSFAKRREPHRETVALPTLIADVAQLAELQASQHFISIKTDIQSDTPAVLADPMMLEQVLLNLTRNAIEAMRDVEQARRVLHIGAGPDPSAPGSVTISVADRGCGIPPHAQERLFSPFFSTKSDGMGMGLKICRTVVEFHGGTLTYADHPEGGTIFRFSLPASIATENMKK; encoded by the coding sequence ATGAAGCCCTTTCCGTCCTACGCTTCGCTGATCCACCGACGCACTTGGCAATGGCTGGTGCCGATTCTGTGCGCGCTGCTGTTTCTGACCACGGTCATCTGGCTGCCGCATCAGGCGCAGCAGATGGAATCCACCGAGCGCCAGGAACAGCTGATCGCCGATACGCTGTGGGTCGAGCAGACCATCCGTTTTCAGCTGGGGCGTAACGAAGACGACATCCGTTCGCTGGCCAACGCCATCGCCACCGCCCACCTGGCGGATAAAAAGCTGCAGAACCGCATGCATTTTCTGCTGCGCAATCATCCTGAACTGGTACGCATCGCCTGGATCGACGCGGATGGCAAAGGCACGGCATCCAATCAGAAAGGCAGCTTTATCCTGGATGATCTGTCGGAAGAACTTCGTCTGAAACTGGCGCGCGTACGCGATACCAATGCGCCGGAATACATCCAGCCGACCCCACCGGACGATGCGCAGCACCCTGCCCTGATGGACTATCTCTTTCCAATCCATCAAGGCAGTCAGCATATCGGCTGGGTGATCGCCACCTATTCGCTGACCGGCATCCTGGAACAGATGGTGCCCTGGTGGTTTGCCCAGAAAAACCAAATCAGTCTGACGGACCGCCATGAAAACGCTCTCGGGCAGCGCACGGCCGGCGGCGCAGGGCGCGGCGTCTATACCTACGCGCACGACCTGCATCTGCCTTATGCAGACATTACGCTACGCACCGACAGCGTCAAAGGCGCCCCCAACCTGTTGCCCAATCTACTGGTCGTCGCAGTCGTCGCACTGACGCTGGGTCTGTTCTGGAGTCTTGGCGCCTTGTGGCGCGATATCAACCGCCGCACCGCCGTCGAACGCGCCTTACGCGAACAGATCGCCTTTCGCACGGCCATGGAAGACTCCCTCGTGACCGGCTTGCGAGTCTATGACCTGAACGGCAGAATCACCTACGTCAACCCCGCCTTTTGCAGGATGGTCGGCATACCGGCCCAATCCCTGATCGGACTGTCGCCCCCCATGCCCTACTGGGCGCCGGAAGTCCTGGGGGAATATCAGGAACGCTTTGCGCAACGCATGGCGGGTACGATCAGCTCCCACGGTTTCGAAACCGTCTTTTTGCGCCATGGCAATGAACGCTTTCCCGTCCTGGTCTACGAATCCGCGCTGGTGGATGAGACCGGCCAACAGACCGGCTGGATGAGCTCGATCCTGGACATCTCTGACCGCAAGCGATTCGAGGAACTGAACCGACGCCAGCAGGAAAAACTGCAGGCCAGCGCCAGAATGGTGACCATGGGGGAAATCGCATCGACCCTGGCTCACGAACTGAACCAACCGCTGGCCGCCATCACCAGCTATACGACCGGTGCGCTGAACCTGTTGGAAAACCCGGCCATGCACCAGGACGCCGCCGGGATGAAGCGCATCCGCGGCGCGCTGGAAAAGGCCAATACCCAGGCCCAGCGCGCAGGACACGTCATCCGCAGCGTCCATTCCTTCGCCAAACGGCGCGAGCCGCACCGGGAAACCGTGGCGCTGCCGACCCTGATCGCCGACGTCGCCCAACTGGCCGAGCTGCAAGCCAGCCAGCACTTTATCAGTATCAAGACCGATATCCAGTCAGACACACCCGCCGTGCTGGCGGACCCCATGATGCTGGAACAGGTGCTGCTCAACCTGACCCGCAATGCCATCGAGGCGATGCGCGATGTAGAGCAGGCGCGCCGCGTCCTGCACATCGGCGCAGGCCCCGACCCGAGCGCTCCAGGCAGTGTTACCATCAGCGTGGCTGATCGCGGATGCGGCATCCCGCCCCATGCACAGGAACGACTGTTCTCGCCGTTCTTTTCCACGAAATCCGATGGCATGGGCATGGGTCTGAAAATCTGTCGCACCGTCGTCGAATTTCACGGCGGCACCCTGACCTACGCGGACCACCCAGAGGGGGGAACGATTTTCCGCTTCTCGCTGCCCGCATCCATTGCCACCGAAAACATGAAAAAATAG
- a CDS encoding TRAP transporter substrate-binding protein, protein MKLFATLFACLLTYAPLAAAQQEPIVIRFSHVVASDTPKGKAAVRFQQLAEQATNGRVRVHIYPNSQLYRDREELEALQLGAVEMIAPSLSKFGPLDAREFEVFDLPFLFPDEAALHRITHGPIGAGMLQRLRLKGVIGLAFWDNGFKSFSANRPLLAPTDMAGLRMRIQPSRVLDAQMRALGAQPMAMRFGEVYAALEAGVVDGTENPHSNFYTQNLQNVQSHLTVSNHGYLGYVVIVNRKFWEGLPSDIRQALEAAMRDATLYASLIAREENERALEAIRASGETQVHVLTEAELKDWKSVLAPVSVEMVDHIGAQLISDIRQAIEAP, encoded by the coding sequence ATGAAGCTATTCGCCACCCTGTTCGCCTGTCTGTTGACGTACGCCCCGCTCGCCGCCGCGCAGCAGGAGCCCATCGTCATCCGGTTCAGTCACGTCGTGGCCTCGGACACGCCCAAAGGCAAGGCGGCGGTGCGGTTTCAGCAGTTGGCGGAGCAGGCCACGAATGGTCGCGTCCGTGTGCATATCTATCCGAACAGCCAGCTCTACCGGGACCGCGAAGAGTTGGAAGCCCTGCAGTTGGGCGCGGTGGAAATGATTGCGCCTTCTTTGTCCAAGTTCGGACCATTGGATGCACGTGAGTTCGAAGTGTTCGACTTGCCGTTCCTGTTTCCCGACGAAGCGGCGCTGCACCGGATCACGCATGGACCGATTGGGGCGGGCATGCTGCAGCGCTTACGGCTTAAGGGTGTCATCGGTCTGGCGTTCTGGGATAACGGCTTCAAATCTTTTTCCGCCAACCGCCCCTTGCTGGCGCCGACGGATATGGCAGGCTTGCGCATGAGAATTCAGCCTTCTCGGGTGCTGGATGCCCAGATGCGGGCGCTGGGCGCCCAGCCGATGGCCATGCGGTTCGGCGAAGTCTATGCGGCCCTGGAAGCAGGGGTGGTGGATGGCACGGAGAATCCACACTCCAACTTCTATACGCAGAACCTGCAGAACGTGCAGTCACACTTGACTGTGTCCAATCATGGTTATCTGGGCTATGTCGTCATCGTCAATCGAAAATTCTGGGAAGGCTTGCCTTCCGATATCCGCCAGGCGCTGGAAGCGGCCATGCGGGACGCGACTCTGTACGCCAGCTTAATTGCACGAGAAGAAAACGAACGAGCCCTGGAGGCGATTCGCGCATCTGGCGAAACGCAGGTCCATGTGTTGACGGAAGCAGAACTCAAAGACTGGAAAAGCGTCCTGGCGCCCGTCAGCGTCGAGATGGTGGACCATATCGGCGCGCAACTGATTTCTGATATTCGACAGGCAATTGAAGCCCCTTAG
- a CDS encoding DUF1398 domain-containing protein: MTSKAILNLETAQQKAMAGRPKSGGFPYLAETLRRAGVTGNEWILPACESLYLTEDGPVVVQETPLISGTVDVPPFNRDALIAALRADQAGESTFPQFLRAAWDAGVVRFYVDFIARSVTYYGCRNEIYSEQYPSIEIP; this comes from the coding sequence ATGACAAGCAAAGCAATACTAAACCTGGAAACAGCGCAACAAAAAGCCATGGCGGGCCGTCCAAAATCGGGCGGGTTCCCGTACTTGGCTGAGACACTGCGGCGCGCGGGAGTGACAGGCAATGAATGGATTTTGCCAGCCTGCGAAAGCCTGTACTTGACTGAAGATGGTCCTGTCGTAGTGCAGGAAACTCCCTTGATTTCCGGTACTGTCGATGTGCCGCCATTTAATCGTGACGCGCTGATCGCGGCACTACGGGCCGATCAGGCCGGAGAGAGCACGTTCCCCCAATTCCTTCGAGCAGCATGGGATGCTGGTGTTGTGCGGTTTTACGTGGACTTCATTGCTCGCTCTGTCACTTATTACGGCTGCAGGAATGAAATCTACAGCGAACAATATCCTTCCATAGAAATTCCTTAG
- a CDS encoding response regulator transcription factor has product MLHIVDDEEAIRDSLIWLAESRQIHAAGYDGAQPFLDMLGTDYAFNPEGDCLLLDMRMPDMSGALLFDTLAARGLTQRMPVIFLTGHGDVPMAVDSLKRGAFDFFEKPFNDNKLIDRVEEALQASLKAGDQALVQTRLASLSSREREVMDLILEGRMNKVIADMMGISMRTVEVHRAHILSKMQVRTAVELARLLK; this is encoded by the coding sequence GTGCTACACATCGTCGACGATGAAGAAGCCATACGGGATTCATTGATCTGGCTGGCGGAATCCCGCCAGATCCACGCTGCGGGCTACGATGGGGCCCAGCCTTTTTTGGACATGCTGGGAACAGACTATGCCTTCAACCCCGAAGGTGACTGCCTGCTGCTGGACATGCGGATGCCCGACATGAGCGGCGCCCTGTTGTTCGATACCCTGGCGGCACGCGGCCTGACCCAGCGCATGCCCGTCATCTTCCTGACCGGCCACGGCGATGTGCCCATGGCTGTCGACAGCCTGAAACGCGGGGCCTTCGATTTCTTTGAAAAACCGTTCAACGACAACAAGCTGATAGACCGCGTGGAAGAAGCGCTGCAGGCATCACTCAAGGCCGGCGATCAAGCGTTGGTGCAAACACGCCTGGCCTCGCTGTCATCACGCGAACGCGAGGTCATGGACCTGATCCTGGAAGGCAGGATGAACAAGGTCATCGCCGACATGATGGGCATCAGCATGCGCACGGTCGAGGTACATCGAGCGCACATCCTGTCCAAGATGCAGGTCCGCACCGCCGTCGAACTGGCGCGTTTGTTGAAATAG
- a CDS encoding TRAP transporter substrate-binding protein, whose amino-acid sequence MKIRVPVLKTLGVCLALAFSSTALADQPIVVKFSHVVADKTPKGQGALKFKELAEAALPGKVEVQVFPNSQLFGDGKEMEALLLGDVQIIAPSLAKFDRYTKKLQIYDLPFMFNDMAALDRFQASPAGQSLLDSMTSKGIKGLAYWHNGLKQMSTNKDKLVRPEDIKGLKFRIQSSDVLEAQFRQLDANPQKLAFAEVYQALQTGVVDGAENPWSNIYSQKFHEVQKTIAVTNHGALDYMVITNAGWWDGLPEDVRAGLKKAMDGATEYANQLAAEINDRDQQQIAEAGKAKIQTLSKRDVAAWREAVRPVWTKFADQIGEDLIAKARASNDE is encoded by the coding sequence ATGAAAATTCGTGTTCCCGTTCTCAAAACGCTGGGCGTCTGCTTGGCGCTGGCATTTTCATCGACGGCGCTGGCTGATCAGCCTATCGTCGTGAAGTTCAGCCACGTCGTTGCCGACAAGACCCCCAAGGGTCAAGGCGCTCTGAAATTCAAGGAACTGGCCGAAGCCGCCTTGCCGGGCAAGGTCGAAGTCCAGGTCTTCCCCAACTCGCAGTTGTTTGGCGACGGCAAGGAAATGGAAGCCCTGCTGCTGGGCGACGTGCAGATCATCGCCCCGTCCCTGGCCAAATTCGACCGCTACACCAAAAAACTGCAGATCTATGACCTGCCGTTCATGTTCAACGATATGGCCGCTTTGGATCGCTTCCAGGCCAGCCCCGCCGGCCAAAGCCTGCTGGATTCCATGACGTCCAAGGGCATCAAGGGCCTGGCCTACTGGCACAACGGCTTGAAGCAGATGTCCACCAACAAGGACAAGCTGGTTCGTCCGGAAGACATCAAGGGCCTGAAGTTCCGTATTCAGTCTTCTGACGTGCTGGAAGCCCAATTCCGTCAGCTGGATGCCAATCCGCAGAAACTGGCCTTCGCCGAAGTCTATCAGGCGCTACAGACTGGCGTGGTGGACGGAGCCGAAAATCCCTGGTCCAACATCTACTCGCAGAAATTTCACGAAGTCCAGAAAACTATCGCCGTCACCAATCACGGGGCGCTGGACTACATGGTCATCACCAATGCCGGCTGGTGGGACGGTTTGCCTGAGGACGTGCGTGCGGGTTTGAAGAAAGCCATGGACGGTGCGACTGAATACGCCAACCAGTTGGCCGCCGAAATCAATGATCGTGATCAACAGCAGATCGCCGAAGCCGGCAAGGCCAAGATCCAGACCTTAAGCAAGCGAGACGTCGCCGCCTGGCGCGAAGCAGTGCGCCCTGTCTGGACCAAGTTCGCGGATCAGATCGGTGAAGACCTGATTGCCAAGGCACGAGCGTCCAACGACGAATAA
- a CDS encoding TRAP transporter small permease encodes MPRKWLEHFEESLIAFLLAAMTLVTFAQVVARYVFNYSFVWALELTMYFFGALIFLGMSYGVRVGAHIGVDAVVRLLPARTARHLAIASTLLCIIYAIIVLYGSWIYVSKIHMIGIMAQDLPIPQWVPRLVMPLGFALLIYRFGEVLWHLMKGDHASLLGDEVADAMKYRSDDTGDNT; translated from the coding sequence ATGCCTAGAAAGTGGCTGGAACACTTCGAGGAAAGTCTGATCGCCTTTCTGCTGGCGGCCATGACCCTGGTCACTTTTGCCCAGGTCGTGGCGCGCTACGTCTTCAACTACAGCTTTGTCTGGGCGCTTGAGCTGACCATGTATTTCTTCGGCGCCCTGATCTTTTTGGGCATGTCCTATGGGGTACGCGTCGGCGCCCATATCGGTGTCGATGCCGTGGTGCGTCTGCTGCCCGCACGCACCGCCCGCCACTTGGCGATTGCCAGCACCCTGCTTTGCATTATCTACGCCATCATCGTGCTTTACGGCAGCTGGATCTACGTCAGCAAAATTCACATGATCGGCATCATGGCCCAGGATCTCCCGATTCCGCAGTGGGTTCCCCGCCTGGTCATGCCGCTCGGCTTTGCCCTGCTGATCTACCGCTTCGGCGAAGTTCTATGGCACCTGATGAAGGGCGATCACGCCTCGCTGTTGGGTGACGAGGTCGCTGACGCCATGAAATACCGATCTGACGACACAGGGGACAACACATGA
- a CDS encoding TRAP transporter large permease, with the protein MTTLALFVLLFVFMFMGLPVAIALGLSSLLTIMAFGTDSLASLSLKLYETSEHFTLMAIPFFILAGAFMTTGGVAKRMIRFAIASVGHLHGGLAIASVLACVLFAAVSGSSPATVVAVGSIVIVGMVRAGYTESFAAGVVCNAGTLGILIPPSIVLVVYGAVTETSVGALFMAGVVPGLLLGLVLMVAIYIIARVRKMPRQPRASMAEVATAARDSIWGLLLIIIILGGIYGGIFTPTEAAAVAAVYAFVIAVFVYRDIGMKQVPEVLIDAAKVTIMLMFIIANALLFAHVLTTERIPQAIAEQIIAWDMSSWQFLIVVNILLLVAGAFMEPTGIILILAPILFPIAMELGIDPVHLGILMVVNLEIGMVTPPVGLNLFVTAGITKMNISQVIRAASPWLLLLLTYLVFITYVPSVSLWLPGLFH; encoded by the coding sequence ATGACCACGCTTGCCCTCTTTGTCCTGCTGTTTGTCTTCATGTTCATGGGCCTGCCTGTGGCGATTGCCCTGGGCCTGTCCTCGCTATTGACCATTATGGCCTTTGGCACCGACTCCCTGGCGTCCCTTTCACTCAAGCTCTACGAAACATCCGAGCACTTCACCCTGATGGCCATCCCCTTCTTTATTCTGGCGGGGGCCTTCATGACCACCGGTGGGGTGGCCAAACGCATGATCCGCTTTGCCATCGCATCAGTCGGCCATCTGCACGGAGGCCTGGCCATTGCCTCCGTGCTGGCCTGCGTGCTATTTGCCGCTGTCTCGGGATCGTCCCCGGCGACTGTGGTCGCGGTCGGCTCCATTGTCATCGTCGGCATGGTGCGGGCAGGCTACACCGAGTCTTTCGCCGCCGGGGTGGTGTGTAATGCCGGTACGCTGGGCATTCTGATTCCGCCCTCCATCGTGCTGGTGGTGTACGGGGCAGTCACCGAAACCTCGGTGGGTGCGCTGTTCATGGCGGGCGTGGTGCCGGGTCTGCTGCTCGGCCTGGTACTGATGGTGGCAATCTATATCATCGCCCGCGTGCGCAAGATGCCGCGCCAGCCACGCGCCAGCATGGCCGAAGTCGCTACCGCTGCCCGGGATTCGATCTGGGGCCTGCTGCTGATCATCATCATTCTGGGCGGCATTTACGGCGGGATCTTCACGCCCACCGAGGCCGCTGCCGTGGCTGCCGTCTACGCCTTTGTGATCGCCGTATTCGTGTATCGCGACATCGGCATGAAACAAGTCCCGGAGGTCCTGATCGACGCGGCCAAGGTGACCATCATGCTGATGTTCATCATTGCCAACGCCTTGCTGTTTGCCCACGTGCTGACCACAGAACGCATCCCGCAGGCAATCGCCGAGCAGATCATCGCCTGGGACATGAGCAGTTGGCAGTTCCTGATCGTGGTCAATATCCTGTTGCTGGTGGCCGGGGCCTTCATGGAACCCACCGGAATCATCCTGATTCTGGCGCCAATCCTGTTTCCCATCGCCATGGAACTGGGCATCGATCCCGTCCATCTGGGCATTTTGATGGTGGTCAACCTGGAAATCGGCATGGTGACTCCACCCGTGGGCTTGAACCTGTTTGTCACGGCAGGCATCACCAAGATGAATATCTCGCAGGTGATCCGGGCCGCCAGCCCCTGGCTATTGTTGCTGCTGACCTACCTGGTGTTCATCACCTACGTGCCGAGCGTCAGCCTCTGGTTGCCAGGATTGTTTCACTAA